A single region of the Nicotiana sylvestris chromosome 6, ASM39365v2, whole genome shotgun sequence genome encodes:
- the LOC138870767 gene encoding uncharacterized protein encodes MTTTTEQQNDSVGTTTVAMTIASSSRTTPASVMAPTEKPKKFFSVDFKRRQQKIFFYLTTLSLLHFISEDIPVRGEETPENERFGVMEAWKHSYFLCKNYILSCLKNGLYNVYSIMKISRELWNALEKEYKIEDVGLKKFVAAKFLDFKMVNGKFVITQVQELQMIIHDLPAEGVVINEAFKVAAFIEKMPPLWKYFNNYLKYKRKEMTLEDLIVPLLIEEDNKAAEKKSRGNSTIMGANIIEETSTSNRNRKKPFGSKNYLSKKKF; translated from the exons ATGACAACAACTACGGAACAACAGAATGATTCTGTTGGGACTACTACTGTTGCAATGACTATTGCATCTTCAAGTCGCACAACTCCTGCATCGGTGATGGCACCGACAGAAAAACCCAAAAAGTTTTTCAGTGTGGACTTTAAGCGTAGGCAGCAGAAAATATTCTTCTACCTGACCACACTTAGTTTACTGCACTTTATCAGCGAAGACATTCCAGTTCGGGGAGAAGAAACTCCTGAAAATGAGAGATTTGGGGTCATGGAGGCATGGAAGCATTCTTACTTcttatgcaaaaattatattttaagtTGCTTGAAAAACGGCTTGTATAATGTTTATAGCATCATGAAAATATCACGAGAGTTGTGGAATGCTCTTGAAAAGGAGTACAAGATTGAAGATGTTGGACTTAAGAAGTTTGTGGCCGCCAAATTTCTAGATTTCAAAATGGTTAACGGTAAATTTGTCATAACGCAAGTCCAAGAACTACAAATGATTATTCATGACCTCCCTGCTGAAG GTGTGGTCATAAATGAAGCATTTAAAGTTGCGGCATTTATTGAAAAGATGCCTCCGTTGTGGAAGTATTTTAATAATTACTTGAAATATAAGCGCAAGGAGATGACGCTTGAAGACCTTATTGTTCCTCTACTGATTGAAGAGGACAACAAGGCTGCTGAGAAAAAGTCCCGTGgtaactcaacaataatgggagcaaatattatTGAGGAAACGTCTACAAGTAACAGAAACAGAAAGAAGCCGTTTGGTTCAAAGAATTACCTGAGCAAGAAGAAGTTCTAA